The Bicyclus anynana chromosome 3, ilBicAnyn1.1, whole genome shotgun sequence genome has a window encoding:
- the LOC112057801 gene encoding beclin 1-associated autophagy-related key regulator — MAMSYLTESEAPRDFRVSSTESDGHYTKCVLCYTVKRNFYCAECVRNGNFVHSSMPYSDRFSEKQMKLMRIKLNRQHVLERCEKLLAPKLKKDILLTETKQSRDKLDLLRLAIEQRRSIINSKKMELADLVAYNSELRIKLPRYQKRVLSLGRHVQLQRMELQNKVTMYNEQTQSLAALRRNRIRQLDRYIFPIYISYDSSDSIEDMEFVGSDAEEEPPRRPQLHIVSPWIDIDADYSHIQAWETQNKETPVSAEPTSNPAHRSSAALGLAAQLVALLAWTLDVRLPHAIALSEYSDPRSWRGCVRRLRAGAAALCARAGVPPAPAPAAPLAPLAGLHALALAARADDPELGRVEAWSSRWSTHEAWQEACGADELDEPEPPEHLHWPDCAQMEEMSSSPPPAPSLVTSAAASIASMWRVWTK; from the exons ATGGCGATGAGTTATCTGACCGAGAGCGAGGCTCCTCGGGACTTTAGAGTGTCTTCCACAGAGAGCGACGGCCACTACACGAAGTGCGTCTTGTGTTACACCGTCAAGAGGAATTTCTATTGTGCAGAGTGCGTCAGAAATGGTAACTTCGTCCACTCCTCGATGCCTTACTCGGACAG GTTTTCAGAGAAACAAATGAAGCTAATGAGAATAAAACTCAACAGGCAGCATGTGCTAGAAAGATGTGAAAAGCTGTTAGCTCCTAAGCTCAAGAAGGACATTCTTTTAACAGAAACAAAACAGTCCAGAGATAAGCTAGACCTGTTGCGCTTAGCCATAGAGCAGAGGAGAAGTATAATTAACTCAAAAAAGATGGAGTTAGCGGACTTGGTAGCGTACAATAGTGAATTGCGTATAAAACTGCCCAGGTATCAGAAGAGGGTGTTAAGCTTAGGCAGACATGTGCAGCTGCAGAGGATGGAGCTGCAGAACAAAGTGACCATGTACAACGAACAGACGCAGTCCCTGGCAGCTCTCAGACGAAATAGGATAAGGCAGCTAGATAGATATATCTTCCCTATTTACATAAGCTATGACTCCAG CGACAGCATAGAGGACATGGAGTTCGTGGGGTCGGACGCGGAGGAGgagccgccgcgccgcccgcagCTGCACATCGTGTCGCCCTGGATCGACATCGACGCCGACTACTCGCACATCCAGGCCTGGG AGACGCAGAACAAAGAGACGCCAGTGAGCGCGGAGCCGACGTCGAACCCCGCGCACCGCAGCAGCGCAGCACTGGGGCTGGCCGCGCAGCTGGTGGCGCTGCTCGCCTGGACGCTGGACGTGCGCCTGCCGCACGCCATCGCGCTCAG CGAGTACAGCGATCCGCGCAGCTGGCGCGGCTGCGTGCGGCGGCtgcgcgcgggcgcggcggcgctgTGCGCGCGCGCCGGGGTGCCGCCCGCGCcagcgcccgccgcgccgctgGCGCCGCTGGCCGGCCTGCACGCGCTGGCGCTGGCGGCGCGCGCCGACGACCCGGAGCTGGGCAG GGTGGAGGCGTGGTCGAGCCGCTGGAGCACGCACGAGGCGTGGCAGGAGGCGTGCGGCGCGGACGAGCTGGACGAGCCCGAGCCGCCCGAGCACCTGCACTGGCCGGACTGCGCGCAG ATGGAGGAGATGAGCAGCAGTCCGCCGCCCGCGCCGTCGCTCGTGACGTCCGCGGCCGCGTCCATCGCGTCCATGTGGCGCGTGTGGACCAAGTGA